ATTTTTCTATCAGTCTCTTTGGTATGGGTTACCGGTACGCCTATTTTTGCTGAAAACGCCAAACAAGCTTTAGGAAACTTAGCGCGCACAACAAAAAGAACAATATGGCAGCAGCCTACATGAATACACCGTTAAAGAAGCGATTCACGACAAAGCTGTCTTAGGCTTTCAAATTGAATACAAAAGTACTTTTTTCAGATGATGAGTTAGACGATTTGATAGTAAAGCTAGATCCAAGTATAGAATTAGCAAGTATGTCTGAACAAGAAAAGGAACGCATGATTCCAAAATCCGTTTATGAAGACGAAAAGCATATGTTAGAAGTCATTCATTCAATTGTAAACAAATCTCGACGAAAATTAGGCTTTCAAAATGGTCCAGGTAAAACGTACAATGCTGTGTTAACGACATCTTCTATTGCACAAGCCCAACGTTACTATGAGTTGTTTAAAAAAGTGGTTGCTGAAGAAACACCAGTAACGATTCATGACAAAACCAAAAGTGTTTTGCCCACTTTTCCAAGAGTGGCCATTACTTATTCGATTTCTGAAAACGAGGCAACGTCTGTTAACAATCAGGAAAAAATGGCAGAAGCAATTAAAGATTACAATGAGATGTTTGGCACCTCTTTTTCTATTGAGACCATGCGGGCGTATAATAAAAACGTCAATGATCGCTTAGCACGAAAACAAGAAAAATACTTATTTAGAAAAGAACAATTGGATTTAGTGATTGTAGTGGATCGTTTGTTAACGGGCTTTGATGCACCTTGTTTATCAACACTCTTTATCGATCGAGCACCGATGCAGCCACATGACTTGATTCAAGCTTTTTCACGAACCAATCGGTTATTTGATCGTTCTAAACACTTTGGACAAGTTGTTACGTTCCAGACTCCTGCTTTATATACGCAAAAAGTAAAGGATGCTCTCGTGTTGTATTCAAATGGGGGAGAGAACGAGTTATTAGCACCGGTATTCAAAGAAGCCCATCAGGCCTTTAAAGATGCTTTAGCAGGCTTAAGAAAAATCGCTCCTTCACCAGAATCTGTTGATGCATTAAGTTTAGGACAAAAGAAAAAGTATGCGAAAGCTTTCCAAGAGGTAGACAAAGCTTTTGCGGCCATTCAAGTGTATACGGAATACGAAGAAGCAGAACTAGAAAAAGAGTATCATGTCACTGTAGAAGAAATAGAACAGTACCATGGAAAGTATGAAAATGTCCTAGAAGAAATAAAACCAGATCCTGAAGAAATAGACGAGCCAATAGATATGGATATGGAATATGAGCTAGAGTCTGTTAAGACAGAAGATATTAATTACGAGTATATTTTACAACTGATTCAAGCATTGGTTCCAACCTATATAGAATCTGAAATGAGCTCTGAACTAGAGTCTGATTCAGAAGAAATTGATAGCTATATCAACGATTTGAAACGAACGAATCCAAAACTTGCAGAGTTAATGGAACAATTATGGAAAGATATTCAAGAAGAACCAGAACAGTACCGTGGCAAGCAAGTCTCTAGTCTATTGGAAGAAATGATTCAAGAAGCGATCGCTTACCAAGTAAATCATCTTTCAAAAGAATGGGCGATGAAAGAGAGCGTCTTAACTTTTTACGTCAATCATTATAACCCTAAAAAAGAAAGACAAAACGGGGAATCTGAATTAAAACGAACAAGTGATTATGAGGCATATAAAGCTACGACAGAAAACCCTGTAAAACGGTTAACGTACTGGAGAGAAATAAAGAACGCTGTTGCAGATATGATTAACGAAACGATTTTACCTTTACGCAAACCTTAGTTTAACGACGTAAATCTATAAAAAATGAATAAAATAAACGTTCGTTAATTAACGAGCGTTTAAAAATGAAACATATACAACGTTTAGGAGCAATGAAATGATCGTCAAAAAACACATGCTTTCCTTTTTGATTGCTACTTCTCTTTTGCTAGGGGCTTGTAGTCCCTCAGCAGATGCAGATGAAAGTGGAGCAACAGAAAGTTACTTAGGCACAGAAACAACAACTGAGAGTACAGAGGTCAAAGAAGAGGACAGTTCTGAAGTAGCTTCTTCCAATCAAACAGAAGATACAAAAGAACAATCCGTTAAGGAAAGCCAGACTGAAGAAGTAGCATCAGAGGAACCGATAGATGACTACAAAACGATTAGTGTTGACGG
This portion of the Carnobacterium viridans genome encodes:
- a CDS encoding type I restriction endonuclease subunit R, EcoR124 family — protein: MNTKVLFSDDELDDLIVKLDPSIELASMSEQEKERMIPKSVYEDEKHMLEVIHSIVNKSRRKLGFQNGPGKTYNAVLTTSSIAQAQRYYELFKKVVAEETPVTIHDKTKSVLPTFPRVAITYSISENEATSVNNQEKMAEAIKDYNEMFGTSFSIETMRAYNKNVNDRLARKQEKYLFRKEQLDLVIVVDRLLTGFDAPCLSTLFIDRAPMQPHDLIQAFSRTNRLFDRSKHFGQVVTFQTPALYTQKVKDALVLYSNGGENELLAPVFKEAHQAFKDALAGLRKIAPSPESVDALSLGQKKKYAKAFQEVDKAFAAIQVYTEYEEAELEKEYHVTVEEIEQYHGKYENVLEEIKPDPEEIDEPIDMDMEYELESVKTEDINYEYILQLIQALVPTYIESEMSSELESDSEEIDSYINDLKRTNPKLAELMEQLWKDIQEEPEQYRGKQVSSLLEEMIQEAIAYQVNHLSKEWAMKESVLTFYVNHYNPKKERQNGESELKRTSDYEAYKATTENPVKRLTYWREIKNAVADMINETILPLRKP